In Rhodamnia argentea isolate NSW1041297 chromosome 4, ASM2092103v1, whole genome shotgun sequence, the following proteins share a genomic window:
- the LOC115753849 gene encoding pollen receptor-like kinase 1: MAPQARATSLALLFVVLLLDGAATTFSASSEADVLLKFKSSLDDEKNALANWNGGSPCIGDQANWIGVLCTNGSVWGLQLENMGLEGEIDVNTLLGLPSLRTLSFMNNNFDGPMPEIKKLEALKSLFLSYNRFSGEIPANAFEGMSYLKKLHLAGNQFKGAIPSSLTQLPRLLELSLEGNQFTGQVPEFEQHDLLLLNVSNNQLDGPIPASLANMNSSSFSGNKGLCGGPLSPCTPASSPEKKSSSSSTTMMIFAIVAGVLFLITLILLILCLRRQSHTSQSIEAPPPSNLQKKASFKEEGHFRHGSPDHSSNGKKAENFKLSFVREDREKFDLQDLLKASAEILGSGCFGSSYKAALFTGPAMVVKRFRQMNNVGREEFQEHMRRLGRLRHPNLLPLVAYYYRKEEKLLVSDYVENGSLAVYLHSNHARGKPALDWPTRLKVVKGVAKGLAYLYNELPSLIAPHGHLKSSNVLLTESFEPLVTDYGLIPVINQENAQDLMVAYKSPEYLQNKRITKKTDIWSLGILILEILTGKFPANFLQQGQQGSDQDDLATWVRLVAGEADQWPAEVFDKEMRAKSGSEGEMLRLLKIGLRCCEGDVEKRWDMKEVVEKIEEVREKDTDDEFYSSYASESDVRSSRGLSDEISYTIPI; the protein is encoded by the exons ATGGCTCCCCAAGCTCGAGCAACGTCTTTGGCACTCTTGTTTGTTGTCCTATTGCTTGATGGAGCGGCGACCACCTTCAGTGCCTCCTCCGAAGCCGATGTCCTCCTCAAGTTCAAGAGCTCTCTGGATGATGAGAAGAATGCATTGGCCAATTGGAATGGCGGCTCCCCTTGCATCGGTGACCAGGCGAATTGGATCGGCGTCCTTTGCACGAACGGCAGCGTCTGGGGGCTGCAGCTTGAGAATATGGGGCTCGAGGGTGAGATTGACGTGAACACCCTGCTGGGGTTGCCGTCTTTGAGGACTTTGAGCTTTATGAACAACAACTTTGATGGCCCGATGCCCGAGATCAAGAAGCTCGAGGCCCTGAAATCCTTGTTCCTGTCGTACAACCGTTTCTCAGGGGAGATCCCCGCCAATGCCTTCGAGGGTATGTCGTATTTGAAGAAGCTGCATTTAGCGGGAAACCAGTTCAAGGGTGCCATACCGTCGTCATTGACGCAATTGCCAAGGCTTTTGGAGCTGAGCCTCGAAGGGAACCAATTCACGGGACAGGTCCCGGAATTTGAGCAGCACGATCTCTTGCTTTTGAACGTATCGAACAACCAACTGGACGGTCCAATCCCAGCAAGCCTTGCTAACATGAACTCTAGCTCATTTTCAG GCAATAAAGGATTGTGCGGAGGACCGTTAAGTCCGTGTACTCCAGCATCATCACCAGAAAAAAAGAGCAGCTCGAGTTCCACCACCATGATGATTTTTGCGATTGTGGCCGGTGTACTCTTCCTGATCACCCTTATCTTGCTGATCTTGTGCCTGCGAAGGCAGAGCCATACCTCACAATCGATCGAGGCCCCTCCACCTTCCAACCTGCAGAAGAAGGCGAGCTTCAAGGAAGAAGGCCATTTCAGGCACGGCTCGCCCGACCACTCCAGTAACGGCAAGAAGGCCGAGAACTTCAAGCTGTCATTCGTCAGGGAGGACCGGGAGAAGTTCGACCTGCAGGACTTGCTGAAAGCGTCGGCAGAGATATTGGGAAGCGGGTGCTTTGGGTCATCTTACAAAGCAGCCCTGTTTACTGGGCCCGCCATGGTGGTCAAGAGGTTCCGGCAAATGAATAATGTTGGCAGAGAGGAGTTCCAGGAGCACATGAGGAGGCTGGGCAGGCTGAGACACCCCAACTTGCTTCCCCTTGTGGCTTACTACTACAGAAAGGAAGAGAAGCTCTTGGTCTCCGATTATGTCGAGAACGGAAGCTTGGCTGTTTATCTACACA GTAATCATGCTCGAGGCAAGCCCGCTCTTGACTGGCCGACGAGGCTGAAGGTTGTTAAGGGAGTGGCCAAAGGACTTGCCTATCTGTACAATGAACTCCCCAGCCTCATTGCCCCGCATGGTCACCTCAAGTCCTCCAATGTCCTCCTCACCGAATCCTTCGAGCCACTTGTCACCGACTACGGCCTCATCCCGGTGATCAATCAGGAAAACGCTCAGGACCTCATGGTTGCCTACAAGTCGCCCGAATACCTTCAGAACAAGCGCATCACGAAGAAGACCGACATCTGGAGCCTCGGAATCCTGATCCTGGAGATCCTGACAGGAAAGTTCCCTGCGAACTTCCTGCAGCAGGGTCAACAGGGGAGCGATCAGGATGACTTGGCGACGTGGGTCAGGTTGGTTGCTGGGGAAGCTGATCAGTGGCCCGCTGAGGTGTTCGACAAGGAGATGAGGGCCAAGAGTGGAAGCGAGGGCGAGATGCTCAGGCTCCTGAAGATTGGCTTGCGGTGCTGTGAGGGCGACGTCGAGAAGAGGTGGGACATGAAGGAGGTTGTGGAGAAGATCGAGGAGGTGAGAGAGAAGGACACTGACGACGAATTCTACTCTTCTTACGCAAGCGAAAGCGATGTTCGATCGTCGAGGGGGCTATCTGATGAAATCAGTTACACTATCCCCAtctga